The following are encoded together in the Myxocyprinus asiaticus isolate MX2 ecotype Aquarium Trade chromosome 7, UBuf_Myxa_2, whole genome shotgun sequence genome:
- the LOC127443346 gene encoding meteorin-like protein: MMFLITLLSAFVLCGSQYSSDQCNWRGSGLMHESHARDVEQVYLRCAEGSLEWLYPTGAIIVNLRPNLQSRPGGYLHACIKPRADSQGASLYVERAGELRPLLSEAEQAAGRVRCFSLQEGALFVESSALQDISKRITAFQYQLISTETPEDELYLPTAACRPCTDQEVLMALCTSDFAVRGSIQSVEEEHDEDRASAVVSLSHVYRQKSHLFVSGGGGRGRGRWTGRVKIPQQCGPQAGQGEFLFTGAVRFGEAWLECAPHYNDFIKLYQSALDSGTNPCHIDTD; this comes from the exons ATGATGTTTTTAATAACACTTTTATCCGCTTTTGTCCTGTGTGGATCTCAATACTCCAGTGACCAGTGCAACTGGAGAGGAAG TGGTCTAATGCACGAGTCTCACGCACGGGATGTAGAGCAGGTATATCTGCGCTGTGCTGAAGGTTCCTTAGAGTGGCTCTATCCTACAGGAGCCATCATTGTCAACCTCAGGCCCAATCTGCAGTCGAGGCCTGGCGGATACCTCCATGCCTGCATCAAACCTCGGGCAGACTCGCAGGGGGCCTCGCTGTATGTGGAGCGAGCCGGAGAGCTGAGACCGTTGCTTTCCGAAGCAGAGCAGGCCGCCGGTCGCGTGCGCTGTTTTAGTCTCCAGGAGGGGGCGCTGTTTGTGGAGTCGTCCGCTCTGCAGGACATCAGCAAGAGAATCACGGCGTTTCAGTATCAGCTGATATCAACAGAGACACCAGAGGACGAGCTCTACTTGCCTACAG ctGCATGCCGACCTTGCACTGATCAAGAGGTGTTAATGGCTCTCTGCACCAGTGACTTTG CGGTGCGTGGCAGTATTCAGAGCGTTGAGGAGGAGCATGATGAAGATCGGGCATCGGCCGTGGTGTCACTGAGTCACGTGTATCGTCAGAAGAGTCACTTGTTCGTGTCCGGTGGCGGGGGGCGTGGGCGCGGTCGCTGGACAGGTCGCGTGAAGATTCCCCAGCAGTGCGGCCCACAGGCGGGACAGGGCGAGTTTCTTTTCACGGGAGCGGTGAGATTTGGAGAAGCATGGCTGGAATGTGCTCCACATTATAATGACTTCATCAAACTCTATCAGTCAGCTCTGGACTCAGGAACAAACCCCTGCCATATAGACACAGACTGA